A single region of the Ziziphus jujuba cultivar Dongzao chromosome 10, ASM3175591v1 genome encodes:
- the LOC107412138 gene encoding LOW QUALITY PROTEIN: ankyrin repeat-containing protein ITN1-like (The sequence of the model RefSeq protein was modified relative to this genomic sequence to represent the inferred CDS: deleted 1 base in 1 codon; substituted 1 base at 1 genomic stop codon), with product MDPKLFEAAVSSDEELLEGLLATKDSSILLQKTFNDNSVLHIARHEKVAEKILNVNSSLLYWKNADGDTPLHTASKVGRPEMVKLLLNSAKNNNIIDANPEELEAGEKLIKMVNMEMDTVLHHAARNGHVEVAKLLIEECCELTCCVNSNGESPLFLAVDGKHLDIAEYILSTSQCSYGGRDGMNALHAMVIRMCTGPQFGGGLFKIVPRFLYCLRRYLYNKDNRYELKILRNTYSGTLVDVVCILFFFSPHIYIYIRMVYIWSTDYFKPRFNQRVGEQIFISSKIXSNNIKGWAPLHYAARFDAVDLVELFVSADRLLAYKRDKEGMFAFHIAAKYESIGAMRKLITTHPDICVQLNNKGQTALHVAVENGKKYAVKYLLTFASETTLLNLHDQDGNTPLLLAAECADFAILKLLTDDNRVNTRAANKKGLTTIDIIHSCSELSESEKEFITWKLGKMGGLSSLKQGVLSRDGGMKEGETHETKSEKYSEKDEGNQLEESSLRKESKRKTSIRNISSSASWDQRMSDSELKEAANNNILVATIIATVTFSAVLQIPGGYESDGLHKGFPIRRNSIDFFYFLMWDSLALSLSCASIFVHLFASLEQSPRRFRLLFKLVVLINFSSIVAMGFAFNSAIDLVAAKSLPIKLAANIGIVVVLAGFIILGRQIITSSIIYKLVSDIVQAKKRQMTQYFYTLVIKCNLSD from the exons ATGGATCCTAAACTGTTCGAAGCAGCAGTTTCGAGTGACGAAGAACTTCTCGAAGGATTATTAGCCACTAAAGATTCAAGTATCCTACTGCAGAAAACTTTCAATGACAACTCTGTTCTTCATATTGCAAGACATGAAAAGGTAGCAGAAAAGATCCTCAACGTAAATTCATCGCTTTTATATTGGAAAAACGCCGATGGAGATACGCCATTGCATACAGCATCAAAAGTAGGGCGTCCTGAAATGGTGAAACTTCTGTTGAATAGTGccaaaaataacaatatcaTTGATGCAAACCCAGAAGAACTGGAAGCAGGTGAAAAGCTCATAAAAATGGTAAATATGGAAATGGATACAGTGCTTCACCATGCCGCTCGGAATGGTCACGTTGAAGTTGCAAAGCTACTCATTGAAGAATGCTGTGAATTGACTTGTTGTGTCAATAGCAATGGAGAGTCACCACTGTTTCTTGCTGTGGATGGAAAACATCTCGACATTGcagaatatatattatcaacGTCTCAATGTTCTTACGGCGGAAGAGACGGTATGAATGCTTTGCATGCCATGGTGATTCGAATGTGTACAG GTCCCCAATTTGGTGGTGGTCTCTTCAAAATTGTTCCTCGTTTCTTATATTGTCTTCGGCGATATCTGTACAACAAAGACAACCGTTATGAATTGAAAATACTAAGAAACACATATTCAGGTACACTCGTAGATGTTGTCtgtattctgttttttttttccccccatatatatatatatatacgtatggtATATATTTGGTCTACTGATTATTTTAAACCAAGATTTAATCAAAGAGTTGGTGAGCAAATCTTCATCAGCAGCAAAATATGAAGCA ATAATATTAAAGGATGGGCTCCTCTTCACTATGCAGCTCGGTTTGATGCGGTAGACTTAGTTGAGTTGTTTGTGTCAGCTGACAGACTCCTGGCTTACAAAAGGGACAAGGAAGGCATGTTTGCTTTCCACATTGCGGCAAAATATGAAAGTATTGGAGCAATGAGAAAGCTCATAACAACACATCCAGACATATGCGTACAGTTGAACAACAAGGGTCAGACCGCTCTTCATGTTGCTGtagaaaatggaaagaaatatgCTGTCAAATATCTATTGACCTTTGCTTCTGAGACTACTCTTTTAAACCTGCATGATCAAGATGGAAACACCCCTTTGCTTTTGGCTGCCGAGTGTGCAGACTTTGCCATTCTAAAATTGCTCACAGATGATAATCGAGTGAACACAAGGGCCGCAAACAAGAAAGGTTTGACAACTATCGACATTATTCATTCTTGTTCGGAGCTAAGTGAATCTGAAAAG GAGTTTATCACATGGAAGCTAGGAAAGATGGGTGGCCTTTCAAGTTTGAAGCAAGGGGTACTTAGTAGAGATGGTGGTATGAAAGAAGGAGAGACACATGAAACGAAGAGCGAAAAATATAGTGAAAAAGACGAAGGCAATCAGCTGGAGGAAAGTAgtttaaggaaagaaagtaaaagaaagACATCAATCAGAAACATATCAAGTTCAGCATCTTGGGATCAAAGGATGTCTGATTCCGAACTTAAAGAAGCAGCCAACAATAACATACTGGTTGCTACAATCATAGCCACTGTCACCTTCTCAGCGGTTTTACAAATTCCCGGTGGATATGAGAGTGATGGTCTTCATAAAGGCTTTCCAATTCGAAGGAACAGTATAGATTTCTTTTACTTTCTCATGTGGGATTCTTTGGCACTTAGTTTGTCATGTGCATCAATTTTTGTCCATTTGTTTGCTTCCTTGGAGCAATCGCCTCGTCGTTTTCGCCTCCTTTTCAAGCTAGTTGTACTGATCAATTTCTCGTCCATTGTAGCAATGGGTTTTGCTTTTAATTCAGCAATAGATCTAGTTGCTGCAAAATCTCTGCCAATAAAACTAGCAGCCAATATAGGTATCGTGGTCGTCCTAGCAGGCTTTATCATCCTTGGGCGACAAATTATAACTTCCAGTATTATATACAAACTGGTTTCAGACATTGTCCAAGCAAAAAAAAGACAGATGACCCAATATTTCTACACATTGGTTATAAAGTGCAATCTAAGTGATTGA
- the LOC107412191 gene encoding uncharacterized protein LOC107412191, which translates to MKNHHHHHHFSSKCKKIFGGIFPSFHKTHHHEQDYSAPAAIPNHRPHHHSYGSSSYITQTKPSANDGIPSNSAKATSRVVQPRHMPNLDYYVPQDNSAGAEDINNAFSDYINRSRIKIRAVSNVGGGEETVSGVDNVNHTEKEDDAEDEFSSYINRAKLRIRKTSSIGSRNMISFKRE; encoded by the coding sequence atgaaaaaccatcaccatcaccatcactTCAGTAGTAAGTGTAAGAAAATCTTTGGTGGTATTTTTCCATCCTTTCATAAAACTCATCACCATGAACAAGACTACTCTGCCCCTGCAGCTATCCCAAACCACCGTCCTCATCATCATAGTTATGGAAGCAGTTCTTACATAACCCAAACCAAACCATCTGCCAATGATGGAATTCCATCAAACAGTGCCAAAGCTACTTCACGAGTAGTTCAGCCCAGGCACATGCCCAACTTGGATTATTATGTCCCACAGGATAACTCGGCTGGTGCGGAGGATATTAACAATGCCTTTTCTGATTACATTAACCGCTCAAGGATTAAGATCAGAGCTGTTTCAAATGTTGGTGGTGGTGAGGAAACTGTCTCCGGAGTAGATAATGTTAATCATACAGAGAAAGAAGATGATGCTGAAGATGAATTTTCGAGTTACATCAATCGGGCTAAGCTCAGGATCAGGAAGACATCGAGCATTGGAAGCAGAAACATGATCTCCTTTAAAAGAgagtaa